GTGTCGGGGGTGCCGTCGGACATCACCGGCGTCGTCGTCGCGGTGCTGTCGCGCCTGACCTTCGACTATGCGATCTGGTCGCGCGGCGAGCCGCAGCGCCCGATCCTGCTCGTCTGCGAGGAAGCGCACCGCTACATTCCGTCGAAGGACGTCGGGACCGGGCAGGCGGTGCGCAAGATCCTCGAACGCATCGCCAAGGAAGGCCGCAAATATGGCGTGTCGCTGGGGCTCATCACCCAGCGCCCGTCGGATCTTGCCGAAGGCGTGCTGTCGCAGTGCGGCACGATCATTTCGATGCGCCTCAACAACGAACGCGACCAGCATTTCGTCAAAGCGGCAATGCCCGAAGGCGCACGCGGCTTCATCGATTCGATCCCGGCGCTGCGCAACCGCGAATGTATCATCTGCGGTGAAGGCGTCTCGATCCCGATCCGCGTTCATCTCGACACGCTCGAAGAGGAAAAACGGCCGGCGTCGAGCGATCCGCTCTTCTCGAAGCTGTGGCGCGAAACCGGCGGTGAGGCGGAAATCCTGGAACGCGTCGTCAAGCGGTGGCGCAGTCAGGGGCGGTAAGTCGCTTCACCCACCTCGCGAAAACCGCGAGCGCTGCGTTCAGCCCGAGCCGAAAGCCTCAGCCTTTCCACTCACCGCTCTTGAGGAATTCCTCGCGAATCTGGCCTGACTGGTTGAGCCGCGGATCGGTGTAGGTCGGCGTCGAGGCGGGCGGCGGCGCGGTGGTCGCCGGCGGCGTCATCGCGCCGGGCAGCGGCGTCGGGGTGACATCGGGCAGCGGCGCGGCGGGACCGCCGAGCATCGGTGCGGGACCCGCGCCGGGGGCGAGGCCCTGGCCCTTGAGGATCGCGAGCTGCTGCGCGAGCGGCAGATAGGGACCGGGAACAGGTTCGCGGCCCGGATAGGGCGCACGGAACGCGTCGGGCATTCCCCAGCGGCCGCGCCAGCGATGAAAGATGTGCGCGCCGACGATATTGGTCATCACCAGGCTTTTGCCCCAGCGCGGCCAGATCGCCTGCGTGTGATAATGGGTCGCCAGCCCGACTTTCGGGAAGACAAAGCCTCCCAGCGCGGCCGATGCGATACGGCTCGCGCGCAGCCAGTTCCGCCGTTCGGGCGCGCGCGCCATCGCACCGTCGCAGCTGAAGGTGAATTGGCACACGCCCGCGCGCTGCGATCCCTGGAAGACGACACCGCACACGGTGTTGGGAAAGCTCGGATGGCGGACGCGATTGATCACCGTCTGCGCGACCCCGCGCATGCCGTCGTCGGTCTCGGACGCCGCCTCATAATAGAGGGCGGCGGTCAGGCAATAATGCGCGCGCTCGCGATCGAGCGCGGTGACCCCGCGAAAGACATAGGGTTTGGCGGCCGGTCCGACGAAGGCCTCCTCGCGCAGCAGCGCGGGATCGGCGGGGGGCAGCGCGGTTGCATTGCTATATCCGATGCTCGTCGGATCGGGCAGCGACGGGTCGATTTTCAGCGCCGCCTGATAATCTTCGGCATTCATGATCGCCCAGCGTTCGGGGTCATAGGCCCGGAAATCGATCGGCACCGACACGCTGTACGGGCCGAAGACCGCGGGTGCGCGCATTTGACCGCTCGACAGCAGGAAGGCGAGGCACGCGACCGCAACCACTCCGACGATCGCCGCCCAAAAAGCGCGCCCCGGCCCTGCCGGTTTTTCCGGCACCGGGTCGCGCCACGTCGAGCGGGCGGTGAGGGACAGTTCGGGCTTCATGCGCGTTTCAAATTCCGTCGGCGCTCGGCGCGCGATTCGCGCGAAGCGGCCAACCCGCCTTATACGCGGAAACGCCAATAAAATGTTTCGCCGTCGTCAGGCACGTTCGGCAAGCGCGACGACGAACAGGATCAGGGCCGCGGTCGAGGCGAGTGTGCGGATATGATTCCAGGCCGTCCACTCCTTGAGAAAGCGTACCCAGACCGTCTGCCCCCCGGCTGTCATGGGATCGCTCGCGTCGAGCGCATTGTTGCGCGGGACGTTGAAGATCATCGTCACGACGAACATGCCGAGGAAATAGACCACGCCCCCGGCCAGCGCCGCGCAGGCGCCCGCTTCGTCCCAATGCAGCGCGCTGATCACCGCGAGCGCGAGGCTCGACAGGCTCGATCCAGCGAAAAGCGGCATGAAAAGCGAGCGCTGGATCACGCGATTGATGCTGTTCATTGCCGCGGCGCCCGCGGGGATGTCGATGCGCGCGAACGCTGTCATCACGAAGGCAGAGAACGCGAAATAGAGTCCGGCGAGCAGCCCGCAGGCGACGATCGAGAACCAGAGCAGCGCGGTGATCAAAGTGTCGGCCATGTTGAACTCCAATATGACAGGGGCAACGCATACCCGCTTTCGCCGATCGCGCGAAGGCGGTCGACCGGCGTCGATCCATTCCCCCTTGCCGACTCACCGTAGCAAGCCTATATGCGGCCTACTTCTTGACATGGTTAGCCAGTTGGGACGTCGGGGCCGCGGGCCGCGGCGGCCAAAGCTGCATGGCTTTCCGGTCATCCTATTTGGGATAATGACTTGGTCGATTTCGACGCCCTCAATGCGATCATTGCGCCCGAAGCCGAGGCGATGGGCCTTGCGCTCGTGCGCGTCGCCTTTTTTGGCGGCGAGAGCGACCCGACGCTGCAGGTGATGGCCGAACGCCCCAACACGCGCCAGTTGACGATCGACGATTGCGCCGACCTGTCGCGCCGCATTTCGGACCGGCTCGACGCGCTCGAGGAGGCGGGCAAGGACCCGATCGACGTCGCCTACCGGCTCGAGGTTTCGTCGCCCGGCATTGACCGCCCGCTGACGCGCCGCGCCGATTTCGCCGACTGGGCGGGGCATGAAGCGAAGATCGCGCTGAAAGAGAAGCGCGACGGACGCCAGCGCTTCAACGGCGAGCTCGCCGGTATCGACGGCGACACCGTCACGATTTTCGACAAGGAAGGGGTGGAGCATCAACTGCCGTTCGACGCGATCGACACGGCGAAGCTCGTCCTCACCGACAAATTGATTGCCGCAACCGTTCCGCTCTCGATCGAGGGCGCCGACGAAATGGAAGAAGAAGGACAGGACTGATGGCCACTGCCATTTCCGCCAACAAGGCCGAACTGCTCGCGATTGCCAACAGCGTCGCTAGCGAGAAGATGATCGACAAGGGCATCGTCATCGAGGCGATCGAGGAAGCGATCCAGCGCGCGGCGCGCGCGCGCTATGGCGCCGAGAACGACATTCGTGCCAAGCTCGACGCGCAGACCGGCGATCTCCGTTTGTGGCGCGTCGTCGAGGTCGTCGAACAGGTCGAGGATTATTTCAAGCAGGTCGACTTGGCCTCGGGCCAGAAGCTGCAGAAGGATGCCAAGATCGGTGACTTCATCGTCGACCCGCTGCCCGCGGTCGACCTCGGCCGCATCGACGCCCAGTCGGCGAAGCAGGTCATCTTCCAGAAGGTCCGCGAAGCCGATCGCGAGCGCCAGTATGAAGAGTTCAAGGACCGCGCGGGCGAGATCATTACCGGCGTCGTGAAGTCGGTCGAATTCGGCCACATCGTCGTCAACCTCGGCCGCGCCGAAGGCGTGATCCGCCGCGACCAGCAGATCCCGCGCGAACTGATGCGCGTCGGTGATCGCGTCCGCGCGCTGATCCTGTCGGTGCGCCGCGAGAACCGCGGTCCGCAGATTTTCCTCAGCCGCGCGCACCCCGACTTCATGAAGAAGCTGTTCGCGCAGGAGGTGCCCGAAATCTATGACGGCATCATCGAGATCAAGGCGGCCGCCCGCGACCCGGGTTCGCGCGCGAAGATCGGCGTCATCAGCTACGACGGCTCGATCGACCCTGTCGGCGCCTGCGTCGGCATGAAGGGCAGCCGCGTCCAGGCGGTCGTCCAGGAAATGCAGGGCGAAAAGATCGACATCATCCCCTGGTCCGAAGATACCGCGACCTTCGTCGTCAACGCGCTCCAGCCCGCCACGGTGCAGCGCGTCGTCATCGACGAGGATGACAGCCGCATCGAAGTCGTCGTTCCCGACGACCAGTTGTCGCTCGCCATCGGCCGCCGCGGCCAGAACGTCCGTCTCGCCAGCCAGCTGACCGGCAGCCAGATCGACATCATGACCGAGGCCGACGCGAGCGAGAAGCGCCAGCGCGAATTCGTCGAGCGTTCGACGATGTTCCAGGAAGAACTCGACGTCGACGAGACGCTCGCGCAGCTGCTCGTCGCCGAAGGTTTCGGCGAACTCGAGGAAGTCGCCTATGTGCCGCTCGACGAACTGGCGAGCATCGAGGGCTTCGACGAGGAACTCGCCGAGGAACTGCAAAGCCGCGCTGCCGAGGGGCTCGAGCGCCGCGAGGAAGCGTCGCGCGCCGAACGCCGCGAACTCGGCGTCGAAGATGCGCTCGCCGATATTCCGCATCTGACCGAAGCGATGCTCGTCGTGCTCGGCAAGGCGGGGATCAAGACGCTCGACGACCTCGCCGACCTCGCGACCGACGAACTGATCGCCAAGAAGCGCGCCGACAACCGCCGCGGCCCGCCGCGCAGCGAGCGCGCCGAGGACAAGGGCGGCGTGCTCGGCGAATATGGCCTGAGCGAAGAGCAGGGCAACGAGATCATCATGGCGGCGCGCGCGCACTGGTTCGACGACGAACCTGAAGCCGCGGCGGAGTCGCAAACCGGGGAGGCCGCCGATGCGGACCCCGCGCAATGATCAGCTGACCGAAACCGACCGCGCAAAGGGGCGCGGCCAGCATGTGCCCGAGCGGCGCTGCGTCGTGACCGGTGAGGTTTCGCCGGCGGAGCAGCTCGTGCGCCTGGCGCTCGGGCCCGACGGCAGCATCGCCCCCGACGTGCATGGCAAGGCGCCGGGGCGCGGCGCATGGATCGGCGTAACGCGCGCCGACCTCGAGGTCGCGCATGCCAAGGGCAAGCTCAAGAGCGGGCTCGCGCGCGCCTTGCACGAAGGCAAAATCACGATTCCCGACGATCTCGGCGCGCGGATCGAGGCACAGCTCGCCCGCGCGACGCTCGACCGGCTGGGCCTTGAATCGCGCGCGGGCACGCTGATCAGCGGCAATGACAAGATCGAGCAGGCGGCGCGTCGCGGGCAGGTGCGCCTGCTCCTCCACACGAGCGATGCGGGCGAGGACGGCCGCAAGAAACTGGCGCAGGCGTGGCGCGTCGGCGAGGACGACGAAGGCTCGGGCCGCGAGGGTCTGGTCTTGCCGGTGGACCGCGGCACCCTATCTATGGCATTGGGGCGCGAGAATGCGGTGCATCTGGCGATTGTCGACGCCCGCGCCGCCGACCGGGTGCTGGCGCATTTGAGCCGCTGGCAGTTTTTCACCGGATGGAGTAGGGACGCGGCCAATCGCGTTTCGAACACAGCTTCCCGCACGTCGGGGACAGGGGATACGTCCGCGGCTTCCGCCGTTTCGGACGCGTTTTGAAGGAATGATGGTTTTCGATGAGTGACGAACAGGACAAGCCGACCCTTAGCCGCAAGCCGCTCGGGCTGAAGCGGACGGTCGAGGCCGGACAGGTGCAGCAGCAATTCAGCCACGGCCGCCGCAATACGGTGGTGGTCGAGGTGAAGCGTCGCCGCGTGCTTGGCCGTCCGGGCGAAGCCGCCCCGGCACCCGAGGCCGAAGAGGCCCAGGCCGCCCCGGCGCCTGCGCCCGCGCCTGCGCCTGCGCCGGCTCCCAAGCCCGCCGCGCCGAAGCCCGCGCCCGACAGCCTGATGACGCGTCAGGAACGTCAGGCGCAGCTGCTGCGCGAGGCCGAGGAAGCGCGCATGGCCGCGCTCGAAGAAAATCGCCGCCGCGACGAAGCCGCGCGTGCGCGTGCTGCCGAAGAAGAAAAGGCCCGCGCCGAAGCGCGTCAGGAACAGGCTGCCGCGAAGACGGCCGAACCTGCGCCTGCGCCCGCTGCGAGCGAACCCGTGGCCGAGGCGCCTGCTGCTGCCGCTGCCGAACCGCAGGGCGAGGAGGCCGCGCCGCGTCCGGCGACGACGAGCAGCGCCGCCCCGGCGCCGCGCCGCTTCACCCCGGTCGAGGCGCCGAAGCGCCCCGAACCCAAGCGCCCCGAGCCGAAAGCGAACCGCGGCGCCGACAATCGCCGCCAGTCGGGCAAGCTCACCGTCACGCGCGCGCTCAACGAGGATGAAGGTGCGCGTGCGCGCAGCCTTGCGGCGCTGAAGCGCGCTCGCGAAAAGGAAAAGCGTTCGCATATGACCTCTTCGGGTCCACGCGAAAAGCAGGTCCGCGAAGTCGTCGTGCCCGACACGATCACCGTGCAGGAACTGGCGAACCGCATGGCCGAAAAGGGCGCCGATCTGGTCAAGGCGCTGTTCAAGATGGGTATGCCCGTCACGGTCAACCAGACGATCGATCAGGACACCGCCGAGCTGCTCGTCACCGAATTCGGGCACGAGATCAAGCGCGTCAGCGAAGGCGATATCGACATCCGCCACGATCAGGATGTCGACGATGCCACGCAGCTCAAGCCGCGCGCACCGGTTGTCACGATCATGGGTCACGTCGATCACGGCAAGACCAGCCTGCTCGACGCGTTGCGAGGCGCCAATGTCGTTGCGGGCGAAGCCGGCGGCATCACCCAGCATATCGGCGCCTATCAGGTGAAGGCAAAGGACGGCAGCGTCATCACCTTCCTCGATACGCCGGGCCACGAAGCCTTTACCGAGATGCGCCAGCGCGGCGCCAATGTCACCGACATCGTCATCCTCGTGGTGGCGGCCGACGATGGTCTCAAGCCGCAGTCGATCGAGGCGATTGCCCATGCGAAGGCGGCCGGCGTGCCGATCATCGTCGCGATCAACAAGGTCGACAAGGATGGCGCCAATCCGCAGCGCGTCCGCGAACGCCTGCTCGAGCATGAGCTGGTGGTCGAGGAAATGGGCGGCGACGTCCAGAATGTCGAAGTGTCGGCGCTCAAGAAAACGGGTCTCGACAAGCTGCTCGACGCAATCGCGCTGCAGGCCGAGATCATGGAATTGAAGGCCAATCCCGATCGCGCCGCCGAAGGCACGGTGATCGAGGCGAAGCTCGACAAGGGCCGCGGCCCGGTGGCGACGATCCTCGTTCGTCGCGGCACGCTCAACGTCGGCGACATCTTCGTCTGCGGTGCCGAAAGCGGCCGCGTCCGCGCGCTCGTCGACGATCATGGCAAGCAGATCAAACAGGCCGGTCCCTCGATGCCGGTCGAGGTCCTCGGCCTCGGCGGTGTGCCGATGGCAGGCGACACGCTGACCGTCGTCGAGAATGAGGCGCGCGCGCGCGAAGTCGCCGCCTATCGTCAGGAACAGGCGCTCAAGAAGCGGACGGCGCAGGCGCCCGTCAGCCTCGAAGGCATGTTCTCGGCGCTCGCCGACAAGGCGAAGGTCATCGAATATCCGGTGGTCATCAAGGGCGACGTACAGGGCTCGGTCGAAGCGATCGTCAACGCGCTCAACCGCTTGTCGACCGACGAGATCCGCGTTCGCGTGCTCCAGTCGGGCGCCGGCGCGATCACCGAGAGCGATGTGACGCTGGCGGCCGCCACGGGCGCGCCGATCATCGGCTTCAACGTCCGCCCGAACGCCAAGGCACGCGAGATCGCGAACCGCGAAAAAGTGCGCTTCATGTATTATGATGTCATCTATCACCTGACCGCCGACGTGGCGAAGGAGATGGCGGGCGAGCTGGGCCCGGAGCGTATCGAAAACGTCGTTGGCCGCGCCGAGGTCAAGGAAGTCTTCCCGGCCGGCAAGCGCGACAAGGCCGCAGGCCTGCTCGTGCTCGAAGGTTCGATCCGCAAGGGGCTCCACGCGCGCCTCACGCGCGAGGATGTCATCGTCTCGGCAACGACGATC
This DNA window, taken from Sphingopyxis sp. PAMC25046, encodes the following:
- a CDS encoding anthrone oxygenase family protein, with the protein product MADTLITALLWFSIVACGLLAGLYFAFSAFVMTAFARIDIPAGAAAMNSINRVIQRSLFMPLFAGSSLSSLALAVISALHWDEAGACAALAGGVVYFLGMFVVTMIFNVPRNNALDASDPMTAGGQTVWVRFLKEWTAWNHIRTLASTAALILFVVALAERA
- the rimP gene encoding ribosome maturation protein RimP, whose protein sequence is MVDFDALNAIIAPEAEAMGLALVRVAFFGGESDPTLQVMAERPNTRQLTIDDCADLSRRISDRLDALEEAGKDPIDVAYRLEVSSPGIDRPLTRRADFADWAGHEAKIALKEKRDGRQRFNGELAGIDGDTVTIFDKEGVEHQLPFDAIDTAKLVLTDKLIAATVPLSIEGADEMEEEGQD
- the infB gene encoding translation initiation factor IF-2, which codes for MSDEQDKPTLSRKPLGLKRTVEAGQVQQQFSHGRRNTVVVEVKRRRVLGRPGEAAPAPEAEEAQAAPAPAPAPAPAPAPKPAAPKPAPDSLMTRQERQAQLLREAEEARMAALEENRRRDEAARARAAEEEKARAEARQEQAAAKTAEPAPAPAASEPVAEAPAAAAAEPQGEEAAPRPATTSSAAPAPRRFTPVEAPKRPEPKRPEPKANRGADNRRQSGKLTVTRALNEDEGARARSLAALKRAREKEKRSHMTSSGPREKQVREVVVPDTITVQELANRMAEKGADLVKALFKMGMPVTVNQTIDQDTAELLVTEFGHEIKRVSEGDIDIRHDQDVDDATQLKPRAPVVTIMGHVDHGKTSLLDALRGANVVAGEAGGITQHIGAYQVKAKDGSVITFLDTPGHEAFTEMRQRGANVTDIVILVVAADDGLKPQSIEAIAHAKAAGVPIIVAINKVDKDGANPQRVRERLLEHELVVEEMGGDVQNVEVSALKKTGLDKLLDAIALQAEIMELKANPDRAAEGTVIEAKLDKGRGPVATILVRRGTLNVGDIFVCGAESGRVRALVDDHGKQIKQAGPSMPVEVLGLGGVPMAGDTLTVVENEARAREVAAYRQEQALKKRTAQAPVSLEGMFSALADKAKVIEYPVVIKGDVQGSVEAIVNALNRLSTDEIRVRVLQSGAGAITESDVTLAAATGAPIIGFNVRPNAKAREIANREKVRFMYYDVIYHLTADVAKEMAGELGPERIENVVGRAEVKEVFPAGKRDKAAGLLVLEGSIRKGLHARLTREDVIVSATTIASLRRFKDDVAEVRAGLECGVVLADTNDIKAGDHLEVFEVELRERTL
- a CDS encoding DUF448 domain-containing protein → MRTPRNDQLTETDRAKGRGQHVPERRCVVTGEVSPAEQLVRLALGPDGSIAPDVHGKAPGRGAWIGVTRADLEVAHAKGKLKSGLARALHEGKITIPDDLGARIEAQLARATLDRLGLESRAGTLISGNDKIEQAARRGQVRLLLHTSDAGEDGRKKLAQAWRVGEDDEGSGREGLVLPVDRGTLSMALGRENAVHLAIVDARAADRVLAHLSRWQFFTGWSRDAANRVSNTASRTSGTGDTSAASAVSDAF
- a CDS encoding cell wall hydrolase, yielding MKPELSLTARSTWRDPVPEKPAGPGRAFWAAIVGVVAVACLAFLLSSGQMRAPAVFGPYSVSVPIDFRAYDPERWAIMNAEDYQAALKIDPSLPDPTSIGYSNATALPPADPALLREEAFVGPAAKPYVFRGVTALDRERAHYCLTAALYYEAASETDDGMRGVAQTVINRVRHPSFPNTVCGVVFQGSQRAGVCQFTFSCDGAMARAPERRNWLRASRIASAALGGFVFPKVGLATHYHTQAIWPRWGKSLVMTNIVGAHIFHRWRGRWGMPDAFRAPYPGREPVPGPYLPLAQQLAILKGQGLAPGAGPAPMLGGPAAPLPDVTPTPLPGAMTPPATTAPPPASTPTYTDPRLNQSGQIREEFLKSGEWKG
- the nusA gene encoding transcription termination factor NusA; this encodes MATAISANKAELLAIANSVASEKMIDKGIVIEAIEEAIQRAARARYGAENDIRAKLDAQTGDLRLWRVVEVVEQVEDYFKQVDLASGQKLQKDAKIGDFIVDPLPAVDLGRIDAQSAKQVIFQKVREADRERQYEEFKDRAGEIITGVVKSVEFGHIVVNLGRAEGVIRRDQQIPRELMRVGDRVRALILSVRRENRGPQIFLSRAHPDFMKKLFAQEVPEIYDGIIEIKAAARDPGSRAKIGVISYDGSIDPVGACVGMKGSRVQAVVQEMQGEKIDIIPWSEDTATFVVNALQPATVQRVVIDEDDSRIEVVVPDDQLSLAIGRRGQNVRLASQLTGSQIDIMTEADASEKRQREFVERSTMFQEELDVDETLAQLLVAEGFGELEEVAYVPLDELASIEGFDEELAEELQSRAAEGLERREEASRAERRELGVEDALADIPHLTEAMLVVLGKAGIKTLDDLADLATDELIAKKRADNRRGPPRSERAEDKGGVLGEYGLSEEQGNEIIMAARAHWFDDEPEAAAESQTGEAADADPAQ